The following proteins come from a genomic window of Venturia canescens isolate UGA chromosome 4, ASM1945775v1, whole genome shotgun sequence:
- the Stt3B gene encoding dolichyl-diphosphooligosaccharide--protein glycosyltransferase subunit STT3B isoform X2: MQSKTATVPYTKKVMFPDKKPSSKQMKSSTLTNAAGFSSLLTFTILLLAWISGFASRLFAVIRFESIIHEFDPWFNYRATAYMVQHGFYNFLNWFDERAWYPLGRIVGGTVYPGLMITSGSIHYILHSLNIPVHIRDICVFLAPVFSGLTAISTYLLTKELWSAGAGLFAACFIAIVPGYISRSVAGSYDNEGIAIFALQITYYLWVKSVKTGSIFWAAMTALSYFYMVSAWGGYVFIINLIPFHVFVLLVMNRYSNRLFTSYTTFYILGLLLSMQIPFVGFQPIRTSEHMAASGVFGLIIFVAALRYLRTVLTKTEIKYFGGVVAVTAGVLLAILAGLTYAGIVAPWSGRFYSLWDTGYAKIHIPIIASVSEHQPTTWFSFFFDLHILVTTFPVGLWYCIKRINDERVFVVLYAISAVYFAGVMVRLMLTLTPVVCMLAGIAFSGILELFLKEENRESGDREGGEGGDGSEEESEEESGRNVGGLYPVEARRGLYDKAGKLRRMKHERPKGSGDGLGANLRNGVAIGILMLLMMFTVHCTWVTSNAYSSPSIVLASYTNDGGRTILDDFREAYYWLAQNTVNDARVMSWWDYGYQIAGMANRTTLVDNNTWNNSHIALVGKAMSSNESAAYDIMTSLDVDYVLVIFGGMIGYSGDDINKFLWMVRIAEGEHPQDIRESDYFTERGEFRVDSEGSSTLLNSLMYKLSYFRFGEVTVDYRSPAGYDRTRNAEIGNKNFKLTYLDEAYTTEHWLVRIYRVKKPHEFNRPRIAMSDHTIPRSASRYQSKKLKLWGAGH, from the exons ATGCAGAGCAAAACGGCCACAGTGCCGTATACGAAGAAAGTCATGTTTCCGGATAAAAAACCATCGTCCAAGCAAATGAAGTCTTCGACGTTGACAAACGCCGCGGGTTTTAGTTCCCTTCTGACTTTTACCATTTTATTACTCGCATGGATATCTGGCTTTGCCTCTCGATTGTTTGCCGTAATACGTTTCGAGAGTATAATCCACGAGTTCGATCCATG GTTCAATTACAGAGCTACGGCGTATATGGTGCAACAtggtttttacaattttttgaactGGTTCGATGAGCGAGCTTGGTATCCTCTGGGTCGAATTGTCGGAGGAACCGTCTACCCGGGTCTCATGATAACTTCTGGATCTATACATTACATTCTTCACTCTCTCAACATACCTGTTCACATAAGAGACATTTGTGTCTTTCTGGCCCCAGTGTTCAGCGGCTTGACAGCAATATCAACTTATTTATTAACCAAGGAACTATGGAGTGCCGGAGCAGGTCTTTTTGCTGCTTGTTTCATCGCCATTGTACCAGGTTACATATCAAGATCGGTAGCAGGTAGTTACGACAACGAGGGAATAGCCATATTTGCGCTTCAAATAACTTACTATCTTTGGGTGAAATCAGTGAAAACGGGATCCATCTTCTGGGCAGCCATGACGGCTCTTTCCTACTTTTATATGGTTTCTGCGTGGGGCGGTTATGTATTTATTATAAATCTCATACCGTTTCACGTTTTTGTATTGCTTGTGATGAACCGATACAGCAACAGACTCTTCACAAGTTACACAACTTTTTACATACTCGGACTCCTACTGAGTATGCAAATTCCTTTTGTTGGATTTCAACCAATTCGTACTTCTGAACACATGGCAGCCAGCGGTGTTTTTGGTCTGATCATTTTCGTTGCTGCTCTTCGTTATTTACGTACAGTTTTAACGAAAACTGAAATCAAATATTTCGGTGGCGTTGTCGCTGTAACTGCTGGTGTTTTACTCGCCATTCTCGCTGGCCTGACATATGCCGGCATCGTTGCACCATGGAGCGGAAGATTCTACAGTCTTTGGGATACTGGATATGCCAAAATTCACATACCTATCATCGCCTCTGTTTCCGAACATCAACCCACAACATGGttcagttttttcttcgatcttcATATCCTTGTTACGACTTTCCCTGTTGGACTTTGGTACTGCATCAAACGTATTAACGACGAACGTGTATTCG TTGTTCTCTACGCCATAAGTGCCGTGTATTTTGCTGGTGTGATGGTACGTTTGATGCTAACCCTGACTCCAGTCGTTTGCATGCTGGCCGGTATCGCGTTCAGCGGTATTCTGGAGCTGTTCCTCAAAGAGGAAAACAGAGAGAGCGGTGACCGGGAGGGTGGCGAGGGTGGGGATGGAAGCGAAGAGGAAAGCGAAGAAGAGTCCGGGAGAAACGTGGGTGGGCTGTATCCCGTTGAAGCCCGTCGTGGGTTGTACGACAAAGCCGGAAAATTGCGGAGAATGAAACACGAAAGACCGAAAGGAAGTGGCGATGGGCTGGGTGCTAATCTTCGTAATGGTGTCGCGATCGGTATTCTCATGCTCCTAATGATGTTTACCGTACATTGTACATGGGTCACGAGCAACGCATACTCCAGTCCATCGATCGTACTCGCCTCGTATACGAACGACGGTGGAAGAACTATTCTCGATGATTTCCGCGAAGCTTATTACTGGTTAGCTCAAAACACAGTCAATGATGCGAGAGTCATGAGCTGGTGGGATTACGGTTATCAGATTGCTGGAATGGCAAATAG gaCGACCCTCGTCGACAATAATACGTGGAACAATTCGCACATAGCTTTGGTAGGAAAAGCGATGAGTTCGAATGAGAGCGCGGCGTATGACATAATGACGTCGCTCGACGTTGATTACGTTCTAGTCATATTCGGTGGAATGATAGGTTATTCCGGTGATgacataaataaatttttatggaTGGTGCGTATTGCCGAAGGCGAACACCCTCAGGATATTCGTGAAAGCGACTATTTCACCGAGAGAGGTGAATTCCGTGTCGATTCGGAAGGCTCCTCTACCCTTCTCAATTCTCTTATGTACAAATTGAGCTATTTTCGATTCGGCGAAGTAACGGTCGATTATCGTTCACCCGCCGGTTACGATCGCACTCGTAATGCTGAGataggaaacaaaaatttcaaattaacctACTTGGACGAAGCCTACACGACGGAACATTGGCTCGTTAGAATTTACAG
- the Stt3B gene encoding dolichyl-diphosphooligosaccharide--protein glycosyltransferase subunit STT3B isoform X1: MQSKTATVPYTKKVMFPDKKPSSKQMKSSTLTNAAGFSSLLTFTILLLAWISGFASRLFAVIRFESIIHEFDPWFNYRATAYMVQHGFYNFLNWFDERAWYPLGRIVGGTVYPGLMITSGSIHYILHSLNIPVHIRDICVFLAPVFSGLTAISTYLLTKELWSAGAGLFAACFIAIVPGYISRSVAGSYDNEGIAIFALQITYYLWVKSVKTGSIFWAAMTALSYFYMVSAWGGYVFIINLIPFHVFVLLVMNRYSNRLFTSYTTFYILGLLLSMQIPFVGFQPIRTSEHMAASGVFGLIIFVAALRYLRTVLTKTEIKYFGGVVAVTAGVLLAILAGLTYAGIVAPWSGRFYSLWDTGYAKIHIPIIASVSEHQPTTWFSFFFDLHILVTTFPVGLWYCIKRINDERVFVVLYAISAVYFAGVMVRLMLTLTPVVCMLAGIAFSGILELFLKEENRESGDREGGEGGDGSEEESEEESGRNVGGLYPVEARRGLYDKAGKLRRMKHERPKGSGDGLGANLRNGVAIGILMLLMMFTVHCTWVTSNAYSSPSIVLASYTNDGGRTILDDFREAYYWLAQNTVNDARVMSWWDYGYQIAGMANRTTLVDNNTWNNSHIALVGKAMSSNESAAYDIMTSLDVDYVLVIFGGMIGYSGDDINKFLWMVRIAEGEHPQDIRESDYFTERGEFRVDSEGSSTLLNSLMYKLSYFRFGEVTVDYRSPAGYDRTRNAEIGNKNFKLTYLDEAYTTEHWLVRIYRVKKPHEFNRPRIAMSDHTIPRSASRYQSKKTARRKKGFIKGRPSVVKGLKPQGKAAA, encoded by the exons ATGCAGAGCAAAACGGCCACAGTGCCGTATACGAAGAAAGTCATGTTTCCGGATAAAAAACCATCGTCCAAGCAAATGAAGTCTTCGACGTTGACAAACGCCGCGGGTTTTAGTTCCCTTCTGACTTTTACCATTTTATTACTCGCATGGATATCTGGCTTTGCCTCTCGATTGTTTGCCGTAATACGTTTCGAGAGTATAATCCACGAGTTCGATCCATG GTTCAATTACAGAGCTACGGCGTATATGGTGCAACAtggtttttacaattttttgaactGGTTCGATGAGCGAGCTTGGTATCCTCTGGGTCGAATTGTCGGAGGAACCGTCTACCCGGGTCTCATGATAACTTCTGGATCTATACATTACATTCTTCACTCTCTCAACATACCTGTTCACATAAGAGACATTTGTGTCTTTCTGGCCCCAGTGTTCAGCGGCTTGACAGCAATATCAACTTATTTATTAACCAAGGAACTATGGAGTGCCGGAGCAGGTCTTTTTGCTGCTTGTTTCATCGCCATTGTACCAGGTTACATATCAAGATCGGTAGCAGGTAGTTACGACAACGAGGGAATAGCCATATTTGCGCTTCAAATAACTTACTATCTTTGGGTGAAATCAGTGAAAACGGGATCCATCTTCTGGGCAGCCATGACGGCTCTTTCCTACTTTTATATGGTTTCTGCGTGGGGCGGTTATGTATTTATTATAAATCTCATACCGTTTCACGTTTTTGTATTGCTTGTGATGAACCGATACAGCAACAGACTCTTCACAAGTTACACAACTTTTTACATACTCGGACTCCTACTGAGTATGCAAATTCCTTTTGTTGGATTTCAACCAATTCGTACTTCTGAACACATGGCAGCCAGCGGTGTTTTTGGTCTGATCATTTTCGTTGCTGCTCTTCGTTATTTACGTACAGTTTTAACGAAAACTGAAATCAAATATTTCGGTGGCGTTGTCGCTGTAACTGCTGGTGTTTTACTCGCCATTCTCGCTGGCCTGACATATGCCGGCATCGTTGCACCATGGAGCGGAAGATTCTACAGTCTTTGGGATACTGGATATGCCAAAATTCACATACCTATCATCGCCTCTGTTTCCGAACATCAACCCACAACATGGttcagttttttcttcgatcttcATATCCTTGTTACGACTTTCCCTGTTGGACTTTGGTACTGCATCAAACGTATTAACGACGAACGTGTATTCG TTGTTCTCTACGCCATAAGTGCCGTGTATTTTGCTGGTGTGATGGTACGTTTGATGCTAACCCTGACTCCAGTCGTTTGCATGCTGGCCGGTATCGCGTTCAGCGGTATTCTGGAGCTGTTCCTCAAAGAGGAAAACAGAGAGAGCGGTGACCGGGAGGGTGGCGAGGGTGGGGATGGAAGCGAAGAGGAAAGCGAAGAAGAGTCCGGGAGAAACGTGGGTGGGCTGTATCCCGTTGAAGCCCGTCGTGGGTTGTACGACAAAGCCGGAAAATTGCGGAGAATGAAACACGAAAGACCGAAAGGAAGTGGCGATGGGCTGGGTGCTAATCTTCGTAATGGTGTCGCGATCGGTATTCTCATGCTCCTAATGATGTTTACCGTACATTGTACATGGGTCACGAGCAACGCATACTCCAGTCCATCGATCGTACTCGCCTCGTATACGAACGACGGTGGAAGAACTATTCTCGATGATTTCCGCGAAGCTTATTACTGGTTAGCTCAAAACACAGTCAATGATGCGAGAGTCATGAGCTGGTGGGATTACGGTTATCAGATTGCTGGAATGGCAAATAG gaCGACCCTCGTCGACAATAATACGTGGAACAATTCGCACATAGCTTTGGTAGGAAAAGCGATGAGTTCGAATGAGAGCGCGGCGTATGACATAATGACGTCGCTCGACGTTGATTACGTTCTAGTCATATTCGGTGGAATGATAGGTTATTCCGGTGATgacataaataaatttttatggaTGGTGCGTATTGCCGAAGGCGAACACCCTCAGGATATTCGTGAAAGCGACTATTTCACCGAGAGAGGTGAATTCCGTGTCGATTCGGAAGGCTCCTCTACCCTTCTCAATTCTCTTATGTACAAATTGAGCTATTTTCGATTCGGCGAAGTAACGGTCGATTATCGTTCACCCGCCGGTTACGATCGCACTCGTAATGCTGAGataggaaacaaaaatttcaaattaacctACTTGGACGAAGCCTACACGACGGAACATTGGCTCGTTAGAATTTACAG
- the Stt3B gene encoding dolichyl-diphosphooligosaccharide--protein glycosyltransferase subunit STT3B isoform X3 has product MQSKTATVPYTKKVMFPDKKPSSKQMKSSTLTNAAGFSSLLTFTILLLAWISGFASRLFAVIRFESIIHEFDPWFNYRATAYMVQHGFYNFLNWFDERAWYPLGRIVGGTVYPGLMITSGSIHYILHSLNIPVHIRDICVFLAPVFSGLTAISTYLLTKELWSAGAGLFAACFIAIVPGYISRSVAGSYDNEGIAIFALQITYYLWVKSVKTGSIFWAAMTALSYFYMVSAWGGYVFIINLIPFHVFVLLVMNRYSNRLFTSYTTFYILGLLLSMQIPFVGFQPIRTSEHMAASGVFGLIIFVAALRYLRTVLTKTEIKYFGGVVAVTAGVLLAILAGLTYAGIVAPWSGRFYSLWDTGYAKIHIPIIASVSEHQPTTWFSFFFDLHILVTTFPVGLWYCIKRINDERVFVVLYAISAVYFAGVMVRLMLTLTPVVCMLAGIAFSGILELFLKEENRESGDREGGEGGDGSEEESEEESGRNVGGLYPVEARRGLYDKAGKLRRMKHERPKGSGDGLGANLRNGVAIGILMLLMMFTVHCTWVTSNAYSSPSIVLASYTNDGGRTILDDFREAYYWLAQNTVNDARVMSWWDYGYQIAGMANRTTLVDNNTWNNSHIALVGKAMSSNESAAYDIMTSLDVDYVLVIFGGMIGYSGDDINKFLWMVRIAEGEHPQDIRESDYFTERGEFRVDSEGSSTLLNSLMYKLSYFRFGEVTVDYRSPAGYDRTRNAEIGNKNFKLTYLDEAYTTEHWLVRIYRVKKPHEFNRPRIAMSDHTIPRSASRYQSKKLWGAGH; this is encoded by the exons ATGCAGAGCAAAACGGCCACAGTGCCGTATACGAAGAAAGTCATGTTTCCGGATAAAAAACCATCGTCCAAGCAAATGAAGTCTTCGACGTTGACAAACGCCGCGGGTTTTAGTTCCCTTCTGACTTTTACCATTTTATTACTCGCATGGATATCTGGCTTTGCCTCTCGATTGTTTGCCGTAATACGTTTCGAGAGTATAATCCACGAGTTCGATCCATG GTTCAATTACAGAGCTACGGCGTATATGGTGCAACAtggtttttacaattttttgaactGGTTCGATGAGCGAGCTTGGTATCCTCTGGGTCGAATTGTCGGAGGAACCGTCTACCCGGGTCTCATGATAACTTCTGGATCTATACATTACATTCTTCACTCTCTCAACATACCTGTTCACATAAGAGACATTTGTGTCTTTCTGGCCCCAGTGTTCAGCGGCTTGACAGCAATATCAACTTATTTATTAACCAAGGAACTATGGAGTGCCGGAGCAGGTCTTTTTGCTGCTTGTTTCATCGCCATTGTACCAGGTTACATATCAAGATCGGTAGCAGGTAGTTACGACAACGAGGGAATAGCCATATTTGCGCTTCAAATAACTTACTATCTTTGGGTGAAATCAGTGAAAACGGGATCCATCTTCTGGGCAGCCATGACGGCTCTTTCCTACTTTTATATGGTTTCTGCGTGGGGCGGTTATGTATTTATTATAAATCTCATACCGTTTCACGTTTTTGTATTGCTTGTGATGAACCGATACAGCAACAGACTCTTCACAAGTTACACAACTTTTTACATACTCGGACTCCTACTGAGTATGCAAATTCCTTTTGTTGGATTTCAACCAATTCGTACTTCTGAACACATGGCAGCCAGCGGTGTTTTTGGTCTGATCATTTTCGTTGCTGCTCTTCGTTATTTACGTACAGTTTTAACGAAAACTGAAATCAAATATTTCGGTGGCGTTGTCGCTGTAACTGCTGGTGTTTTACTCGCCATTCTCGCTGGCCTGACATATGCCGGCATCGTTGCACCATGGAGCGGAAGATTCTACAGTCTTTGGGATACTGGATATGCCAAAATTCACATACCTATCATCGCCTCTGTTTCCGAACATCAACCCACAACATGGttcagttttttcttcgatcttcATATCCTTGTTACGACTTTCCCTGTTGGACTTTGGTACTGCATCAAACGTATTAACGACGAACGTGTATTCG TTGTTCTCTACGCCATAAGTGCCGTGTATTTTGCTGGTGTGATGGTACGTTTGATGCTAACCCTGACTCCAGTCGTTTGCATGCTGGCCGGTATCGCGTTCAGCGGTATTCTGGAGCTGTTCCTCAAAGAGGAAAACAGAGAGAGCGGTGACCGGGAGGGTGGCGAGGGTGGGGATGGAAGCGAAGAGGAAAGCGAAGAAGAGTCCGGGAGAAACGTGGGTGGGCTGTATCCCGTTGAAGCCCGTCGTGGGTTGTACGACAAAGCCGGAAAATTGCGGAGAATGAAACACGAAAGACCGAAAGGAAGTGGCGATGGGCTGGGTGCTAATCTTCGTAATGGTGTCGCGATCGGTATTCTCATGCTCCTAATGATGTTTACCGTACATTGTACATGGGTCACGAGCAACGCATACTCCAGTCCATCGATCGTACTCGCCTCGTATACGAACGACGGTGGAAGAACTATTCTCGATGATTTCCGCGAAGCTTATTACTGGTTAGCTCAAAACACAGTCAATGATGCGAGAGTCATGAGCTGGTGGGATTACGGTTATCAGATTGCTGGAATGGCAAATAG gaCGACCCTCGTCGACAATAATACGTGGAACAATTCGCACATAGCTTTGGTAGGAAAAGCGATGAGTTCGAATGAGAGCGCGGCGTATGACATAATGACGTCGCTCGACGTTGATTACGTTCTAGTCATATTCGGTGGAATGATAGGTTATTCCGGTGATgacataaataaatttttatggaTGGTGCGTATTGCCGAAGGCGAACACCCTCAGGATATTCGTGAAAGCGACTATTTCACCGAGAGAGGTGAATTCCGTGTCGATTCGGAAGGCTCCTCTACCCTTCTCAATTCTCTTATGTACAAATTGAGCTATTTTCGATTCGGCGAAGTAACGGTCGATTATCGTTCACCCGCCGGTTACGATCGCACTCGTAATGCTGAGataggaaacaaaaatttcaaattaacctACTTGGACGAAGCCTACACGACGGAACATTGGCTCGTTAGAATTTACAG
- the Pop5 gene encoding ribonuclease P/MRP protein subunit POP5 encodes MVRFKNRYITIEIVPQGNEDKPLVLKTTALHLAIQDKVQKLYGDFGQAAIKAGFNAKYCNTHTRIALIKVRHGPHKFVIDSLPFISDVGGRLVKVNIIYVGATMKHCFNYIKKHQRKKLEELWSSLRTDMERKQMQDALTTLTPAMKDFQ; translated from the exons ATGGTGCGATTCAAAAACAG ATACATTACGATAGAAATAGTCCCTCAGGGAAATGAGGACAAGCCTCTGGTTTTGAAAACCACTGCATTGCATCTTGCGATACAGGATAAAGTACAGAAATTGTATGGTGATTTTGGTCAGGCTGCAATCAAAGCTGGATTTAATG CTAAATACTGTAATACACATACAAGAATCGCTCTAATAAAAGTCCGCCATGGACCTCACAAATTCGTGATTGATTCTTTGCCTTTCATCAGTGATGTCGGAGGTCGTTTGGTCAAAGTGAACATAATTTATGTTGGTGCCACCATGAAACACTGTTTTAATTACATAAag AAACATcaacggaaaaaattggaagaatTGTGGAGTTCATTGAGAACCGACATGGAGCGTAAACAAATGCAGGATGCTCTTACGACCTTGACACCTGCTATGAAGGATTTCCAATAA
- the LOC122409630 gene encoding FGGY carbohydrate kinase domain-containing protein isoform X1, translating to MAYFIGVDVGTGSARAALFNSDGTIVKSALRNIEIFNPAANFYEQSSENIWKSVVHVVKIVKCGIPVNSIKGIGFDATCSLVALDQFGSPVSVSSTGRNEQNVVLWMDHRAEAEANYINTLGHELLRNVGGKISLEMEIPKILWLKNNLPEQWQKMKLLFDLPDFLTWKATNSETRSLCSLVCKWNYRASPDAKNRWDFDFFDQIGLSSLKDDHWRRIGNVVKLPGEAVGSGLSAKAAAELELWEGMPVGCSLIDAHAGALGMLGCRAPGISDDVTTRLSLICGTSTCHMALSDKGIFVEGVWGPYFSAIIADYWLNEGGQSATGKLLDHIIESHPATSQIRMKMDSKMHVQQYLTDLLQSMATKKNHADVAFLTKDYHVWPDFHGNRSPLADPSLQGMISGLSLANDEENLAVLYLATMHALTYGTRHILDELTKAGHKIETVLICGGLSQNSLFVQSQADVLGLPVLIPNERESVLLGAAILGACASGQFTNFQKAMSSMGGSGTVVKPNNISYPFHCRKYRVFQKMVKDQKEYRKIMHESM from the exons atggCTTATTTCATCGGTGTTGACGTAGGAACGGGTAGTGCGAGAGCCGCACTTTTCAATTCTGATGGAACAATAGTTAAAAGTGCTCtcagaaatattgaaatttttaatcctGCTGCAAACTTTTACGAGCAGTCCTCTGAAAATATATGGAAATCAGTGGTTCATGTTGTCAAG ATCGTAAAATGTGGAATTCCTGTAAATTCCATCAAAGGAATCGGATTTGATGCCACTTGTTCTCTTGTAGCACTCGATCAATTTGGATCGCCAGTTTCAGTCAGCTCTACTG gtAGAAACGAGCAAAATGTTGTATTGTGGATGGATCACAGGGCAGAAGCAGAGGCCAATTACATCAACACGCTTGGTCATGAATTATTGCGTAACGTTGGTGGTAAAATCTCTTTGGAGATGGAAATTCCAAAGATATTGTGGTTGAAGAATAATCTGCCCGAACAATGGCAGAAGATGAAATTGCTTTTTGATTTGCCGGATTTCTTGACGTGGAAAGCTACGAATTCTGAAACgag ATCGCTATGTTCCTTGGTTTGCAAATGGAACTACAGAGCCAGTCCTGATGCGAAGAACAGATgggatttcgattttttcgatcaaattGGCCTTTCGAGTTTGAAGGATGATCACTGGCGAAGAATAG GCAACGTAGTAAAATTACCAGGCGAAGCAGTAGGCTCAGGTTTGAGCGCGAAGGCGGCCGCGGAACTCGAGCTCTGGGAAGGAATGCCTGTCGGATGTTCCTTGATTGACGCCCACGCAGGTGCCCTCGGAATGCTCGGCTGCAGAGCTCCGGGTATAAGTGATGACGTCACCACAAgattga GCTTAATTTGCGGTACTTCAACTTGTCATATGGCATTGAGTGACAAAGGAATTTTCGTCGAGGGTGTTTGGGGACCGTATTTCAGCGCCATTATTGCAGATTATTGGCTCAACGAGGGTGGTCAAAGTGCAACTGGAAAGTTGCTCGATCACATTATAGAATCTCATCCCGCAACTTCGCAAATCCGAATGAAAATGGACTCCAAAAT GCATGTACAACAATACCTCACGGACTTGTTGCAATCAAtggcaacgaaaaaaaatcacgctgaTGTTGCATTTCTTACAAAAGATTACCACGTTTGGCCAGACTTTCATGGTAATCGATCTCCTCTCGCTGATCCCAGTCTTCAAGGAATG ATTTCAGGACTTTCTCTGGCGAATGACGAAGAAAATTTGGCAGTTTTGTATCTAGCGACTATGCATGCGTTAACG TACGGAACTCGTCACATTTTGGATGAGCTGACGAAAGCCGGTCACAAAATTGAAACGGTATTAATCTGTGGTGGATTAAGCCAGAATTCCCTCTTCGTACAAAGTCAAGCTGATGTCCTTGGACTGCCGGTGCTGATACCAAACGAGCGTGAATCTGTTTTACTCGGAGCAGCGATTCTCGGAGCATGCGCAAGTGGACAATTCACAAATTTCCAAAAAGCCATGAGCTCCATGGGCGGAAGTGGCACGGTCGTAAAACCGAACAATATTTCTTATCC ATTCCACTGCCGGAAATATCGAGTTTTCCAAAAAATGGTGAAGGATCAAAAAGAGTACAGGAAAATAATGCACGAATCGATGTGA
- the LOC122409630 gene encoding FGGY carbohydrate kinase domain-containing protein isoform X2, with translation MDHRAEAEANYINTLGHELLRNVGGKISLEMEIPKILWLKNNLPEQWQKMKLLFDLPDFLTWKATNSETRSLCSLVCKWNYRASPDAKNRWDFDFFDQIGLSSLKDDHWRRIGNVVKLPGEAVGSGLSAKAAAELELWEGMPVGCSLIDAHAGALGMLGCRAPGISDDVTTRLSLICGTSTCHMALSDKGIFVEGVWGPYFSAIIADYWLNEGGQSATGKLLDHIIESHPATSQIRMKMDSKMHVQQYLTDLLQSMATKKNHADVAFLTKDYHVWPDFHGNRSPLADPSLQGMISGLSLANDEENLAVLYLATMHALTYGTRHILDELTKAGHKIETVLICGGLSQNSLFVQSQADVLGLPVLIPNERESVLLGAAILGACASGQFTNFQKAMSSMGGSGTVVKPNNISYPFHCRKYRVFQKMVKDQKEYRKIMHESM, from the exons ATGGATCACAGGGCAGAAGCAGAGGCCAATTACATCAACACGCTTGGTCATGAATTATTGCGTAACGTTGGTGGTAAAATCTCTTTGGAGATGGAAATTCCAAAGATATTGTGGTTGAAGAATAATCTGCCCGAACAATGGCAGAAGATGAAATTGCTTTTTGATTTGCCGGATTTCTTGACGTGGAAAGCTACGAATTCTGAAACgag ATCGCTATGTTCCTTGGTTTGCAAATGGAACTACAGAGCCAGTCCTGATGCGAAGAACAGATgggatttcgattttttcgatcaaattGGCCTTTCGAGTTTGAAGGATGATCACTGGCGAAGAATAG GCAACGTAGTAAAATTACCAGGCGAAGCAGTAGGCTCAGGTTTGAGCGCGAAGGCGGCCGCGGAACTCGAGCTCTGGGAAGGAATGCCTGTCGGATGTTCCTTGATTGACGCCCACGCAGGTGCCCTCGGAATGCTCGGCTGCAGAGCTCCGGGTATAAGTGATGACGTCACCACAAgattga GCTTAATTTGCGGTACTTCAACTTGTCATATGGCATTGAGTGACAAAGGAATTTTCGTCGAGGGTGTTTGGGGACCGTATTTCAGCGCCATTATTGCAGATTATTGGCTCAACGAGGGTGGTCAAAGTGCAACTGGAAAGTTGCTCGATCACATTATAGAATCTCATCCCGCAACTTCGCAAATCCGAATGAAAATGGACTCCAAAAT GCATGTACAACAATACCTCACGGACTTGTTGCAATCAAtggcaacgaaaaaaaatcacgctgaTGTTGCATTTCTTACAAAAGATTACCACGTTTGGCCAGACTTTCATGGTAATCGATCTCCTCTCGCTGATCCCAGTCTTCAAGGAATG ATTTCAGGACTTTCTCTGGCGAATGACGAAGAAAATTTGGCAGTTTTGTATCTAGCGACTATGCATGCGTTAACG TACGGAACTCGTCACATTTTGGATGAGCTGACGAAAGCCGGTCACAAAATTGAAACGGTATTAATCTGTGGTGGATTAAGCCAGAATTCCCTCTTCGTACAAAGTCAAGCTGATGTCCTTGGACTGCCGGTGCTGATACCAAACGAGCGTGAATCTGTTTTACTCGGAGCAGCGATTCTCGGAGCATGCGCAAGTGGACAATTCACAAATTTCCAAAAAGCCATGAGCTCCATGGGCGGAAGTGGCACGGTCGTAAAACCGAACAATATTTCTTATCC ATTCCACTGCCGGAAATATCGAGTTTTCCAAAAAATGGTGAAGGATCAAAAAGAGTACAGGAAAATAATGCACGAATCGATGTGA